A stretch of the Brevinematales bacterium genome encodes the following:
- a CDS encoding PrsW family intramembrane metalloprotease — MTETLIVLSVAIAPGLFWLWFFYSRDKLEKEPLGQVVAVYLFGMLAIIPALIIELSFTTSTMIDTVIIAPLAEEPSKLLCLLILLKRKNGKLRRNFNEPMDGIVYGAAAALGFATVENVFYIVNAAANDGMGAISILRAIFSVPGHALWGAFWGFAVSKAWFTVGSQGKKFAIILGGLIVAMLFHGLFNFGAGMSDLAGIGIILVLSVFFWILIMRRIKRAEAASPFSRSAAVPPDSASAQVPPGAQWPDKAGGQPDKIANDDKNSGMGI, encoded by the coding sequence ATGACGGAAACGTTGATAGTGCTGAGTGTCGCGATCGCACCGGGGCTTTTCTGGCTATGGTTTTTTTATAGCCGGGATAAGCTCGAAAAGGAGCCGCTTGGGCAGGTGGTCGCGGTATACCTGTTCGGCATGCTCGCGATTATACCCGCTCTGATAATAGAACTTTCATTTACGACCAGCACAATGATAGATACCGTCATCATTGCGCCGTTAGCCGAGGAACCGTCCAAGCTACTCTGCCTCCTGATTCTGCTGAAGCGCAAGAACGGGAAACTCCGCCGGAATTTTAACGAGCCGATGGACGGGATAGTCTACGGCGCGGCCGCCGCGTTGGGTTTCGCAACTGTCGAGAACGTGTTCTATATTGTCAACGCCGCGGCTAATGATGGAATGGGCGCGATATCGATACTCCGCGCGATATTCTCGGTTCCCGGGCATGCCCTCTGGGGCGCGTTCTGGGGGTTTGCGGTATCGAAGGCGTGGTTTACCGTCGGGTCGCAGGGTAAAAAGTTCGCGATCATCCTCGGCGGGTTGATCGTCGCGATGCTGTTTCACGGGTTGTTCAATTTCGGCGCGGGAATGTCGGATCTCGCGGGTATCGGAATTATTCTGGTGCTGAGCGTGTTTTTCTGGATACTGATTATGCGCCGGATCAAACGCGCCGAGGCCGCCTCGCCGTTTTCCCGTTCAGCCGCAGTACCGCCCGACAGCGCGTCGGCACAGGTTCCGCCGGGCGCGCAATGGCCTGACAAGGCAGGCGGTCAGCCGGATAAAATAGCGAACGATGATAAAAACAGCGGGATGGGAATATAA
- a CDS encoding PAS domain S-box protein: MAETKKTEAGLEGELDLNALLLKNDLSGDTGFFLKLSGCLREGVWVFDKSGNTIFVNSVMASMLGYSACEMTDKPLSYFISPGSEKTARDFLPQKNTDTTKETGIVFLHKDGREVYTSVKTASFYNKDGSFHGAVSTVIDFSKEKLSETVLSKEMEMNRILSEIYMPLNYQDTSIPKIASLILTHALELTGSKHGYVSEIDPVTGDNVAHTLVQMMETGCGISEADKCSVFPRDAGGKFSGLHGYSLNTGESFYTNSPGEHPASRGVPEGHIPIVRFLSVAVKFEGKVIGQIALANSPNDYTNLDLKSVIRLGEYYGWAIQRYRAQKKLSDNEELLRHVFDVSPNRIYVKDKNLRILHANKSSCEVFGIRLGELLGKTAMEMAAAGMITESEAGLMIRDEKEVLETGKPIIIPEESVTSRDGKVRWFRTIKTPFRYLDEMCVLGVSMEITQIREQEEELGRQLERYDDLKKVIENKDMKIYETYYQLNQIFNSSPVGMCLIDKGYNVIMSNEKYCALAKLDLKDIIGSKCYQVFRSEECFSEKCPNKRILEGEKHCESQLVWERSDETPVPCYVNSKPFFDFHSELIGVIHTYQDISQILKTQEDLKSKEMLFYQSQKMEAIGRLAGGIAHDFNNLLTIIRGYTEILLIKSEQGSEMSESLNEIFKAAISATSLTGQLLAFSRKQVLDFKVLDLNGILTHLEKMLIRVVHENIELLIQPDPAIPPIKADRSQLEQILMNLVVNAHDALPNGGRITISTGIEHFQNRTIPAVPDPVSGDFVRLTIEDNGIGMSQETVGKIFEPFFTTKRVGEGTGLGLPTVFGIVKQHDGYIHVLSDLGKGTRFEIYFPALDSRLSPSQVITVPAAKKSVDGNGELILVVEDEKALAEFARRVLEKNSFRVLTTGTIAEAKDIYHNKKDEISLVFTDLVLTDGFGMEYILYLKNIDPAIKIIATSGYVEKQLDGSFFDEQGIPFLKKPYEIPQFLDTVSRLLHQA, translated from the coding sequence ATGGCGGAAACTAAAAAAACTGAAGCGGGGTTAGAGGGAGAACTCGATCTTAATGCATTATTGCTGAAAAATGATTTATCCGGGGATACGGGATTTTTCCTGAAGCTATCCGGTTGCCTCAGAGAGGGAGTCTGGGTATTTGATAAGTCGGGAAACACTATTTTCGTCAATTCTGTAATGGCTTCCATGCTCGGGTACAGCGCCTGTGAAATGACGGATAAACCCCTTTCATATTTTATATCTCCCGGATCGGAAAAAACTGCCCGCGATTTCCTGCCTCAAAAAAACACTGATACGACAAAAGAAACCGGCATAGTCTTTTTGCATAAGGACGGCAGAGAAGTTTATACCTCTGTAAAGACCGCTTCGTTTTATAATAAGGACGGTTCATTCCATGGGGCGGTTTCTACCGTCATCGATTTTTCTAAAGAGAAACTTTCTGAAACCGTGCTCTCGAAAGAAATGGAAATGAATAGAATTCTATCCGAAATCTATATGCCCCTTAACTATCAGGATACATCCATACCGAAAATCGCCTCCCTGATTTTAACCCATGCTCTGGAATTGACGGGCAGTAAGCATGGATATGTCTCTGAAATCGACCCGGTCACCGGGGATAATGTGGCGCACACACTTGTACAAATGATGGAAACGGGGTGCGGCATCAGCGAGGCTGATAAGTGTTCTGTATTTCCACGGGATGCCGGGGGGAAATTTTCCGGCCTGCACGGATATTCCCTGAATACCGGTGAATCCTTCTATACTAATTCTCCGGGAGAACATCCCGCTTCCAGAGGAGTTCCCGAGGGGCATATCCCGATCGTACGGTTTTTATCGGTTGCCGTGAAGTTCGAGGGCAAAGTGATCGGGCAGATTGCGTTGGCAAATTCCCCGAATGATTATACCAATCTGGATCTGAAGTCCGTGATCCGTCTGGGGGAATACTACGGATGGGCTATCCAACGTTACCGCGCGCAGAAAAAACTCTCCGACAACGAGGAACTTCTCCGTCATGTGTTCGATGTTTCGCCTAACCGTATCTATGTCAAGGATAAAAATTTACGGATTCTCCACGCGAATAAGTCATCCTGCGAGGTGTTCGGTATCCGTCTCGGGGAATTGCTCGGTAAAACCGCGATGGAAATGGCGGCAGCGGGAATGATCACTGAATCCGAAGCCGGGTTAATGATACGCGATGAAAAAGAAGTCCTCGAGACAGGGAAACCTATAATCATACCCGAGGAAAGCGTGACTTCCAGGGATGGAAAAGTCCGGTGGTTCAGGACGATAAAAACCCCGTTCCGGTATCTGGACGAGATGTGCGTTCTGGGCGTCTCGATGGAAATAACCCAGATACGGGAACAGGAGGAGGAGTTGGGGCGCCAGCTGGAGCGTTATGACGACCTGAAAAAAGTAATTGAAAATAAAGATATGAAAATCTACGAGACTTATTATCAATTGAACCAGATTTTCAATTCCTCGCCGGTAGGAATGTGCCTGATCGATAAAGGGTATAATGTGATTATGTCCAACGAAAAATACTGTGCGCTTGCCAAACTAGACCTGAAAGATATCATAGGCTCGAAATGTTACCAGGTTTTTCGAAGCGAGGAGTGTTTTTCTGAAAAATGCCCTAATAAAAGAATCCTGGAGGGAGAAAAACATTGCGAGAGCCAGTTGGTATGGGAACGGAGCGACGAAACCCCGGTTCCCTGCTATGTGAATTCCAAGCCTTTCTTCGATTTCCATAGCGAATTAATCGGTGTTATTCATACTTATCAGGACATTTCCCAGATTTTAAAGACTCAGGAGGACTTGAAGAGCAAGGAAATGCTGTTCTACCAGTCTCAGAAGATGGAGGCCATCGGGCGTCTGGCGGGTGGAATCGCGCACGACTTCAATAATCTCCTGACTATTATCCGCGGATATACCGAGATACTGCTTATTAAATCGGAACAAGGTTCTGAAATGAGCGAGAGTCTGAACGAGATATTCAAAGCCGCCATCAGCGCGACCTCGCTGACCGGCCAGCTCCTCGCGTTCAGCAGGAAACAGGTGCTCGATTTTAAAGTTCTCGACCTGAACGGGATTCTCACCCATCTCGAGAAGATGCTGATCAGGGTGGTTCACGAAAATATCGAACTGCTGATACAACCCGATCCGGCAATTCCCCCGATAAAGGCCGATAGAAGCCAGTTAGAGCAAATCCTGATGAACCTGGTGGTGAATGCCCATGACGCGCTCCCGAACGGCGGGAGAATAACCATTTCCACCGGCATCGAGCATTTTCAAAATAGGACTATCCCGGCCGTTCCCGATCCCGTCAGCGGGGATTTTGTCCGTCTGACTATCGAGGATAACGGTATCGGTATGTCGCAGGAAACAGTGGGGAAAATTTTCGAGCCGTTTTTTACCACTAAACGCGTCGGGGAGGGAACCGGGCTCGGCCTGCCTACCGTATTCGGGATTGTCAAACAGCACGACGGGTATATCCATGTGCTGAGCGATTTGGGAAAAGGGACGCGTTTCGAGATTTATTTTCCCGCGCTTGATTCTCGCCTATCCCCGTCGCAGGTTATAACGGTTCCCGCGGCGAAAAAATCCGTCGACGGTAACGGAGAACTGATTCTTGTGGTTGAGGATGAAAAGGCGCTGGCCGAGTTCGCGCGGCGGGTTCTGGAAAAGAACAGTTTCCGGGTGCTGACTACGGGTACTATCGCGGAAGCAAAGGATATCTACCACAATAAAAAAGACGAAATTTCGCTGGTATTTACCGATCTGGTACTCACCGACGGTTTCGGTATGGAATATATCCTTTACCTGAAAAATATCGATCCGGCTATAAAAATCATCGCGACTTCGGGATATGTGGAAAAACAGCTCGACGGCAGTTTTTTTGACGAGCAGGGAATACCATTCCTTAAAAAGCCCTATGAAATCCCGCAATTTCTGGATACGGTAAGCCGTCTTCTCCATCAAGCATAG
- a CDS encoding cation-transporting P-type ATPase codes for MQPELKEFTSISAQESIKKLRSSVNGLTMEQAGQLFEKYGPNEFGEVRKESLLEKIWESVKEPMVLILFVATVFSFLIGDYIEGCAILGVVLINTIISLVQDSKAEKAVDALRKILSPQFRVVREGNIETIASKYIVPGDIIEFESGDIIPADARLIEGSGVLVDEAHLTGESEPVHKDVKPISGDNPRLYEMKNMLFSASKVLNGQGRAIVVKTGGFTEMGKIAKNIQEADDERTPLQVKLDKEIKYLVVLAFFSAVVVLIVTGIPRFMGGMPSDIGKFIKLIELPLLSAISIMVAVFPEGLPASITIALSLAVERLARNSVIVKKLSSVETLGNIDYICTDKTGTITQHKMTVREYYIDNEFYHMADILRKITDGELTAIHDIFLTSVKCSTAKVEERDGSIVNEMGDPTETSLIKAGILSGFKPAQFDTYKEIDRIPFSSELMYSAILLQDAHGDKGIYIKGAPDKTLELCGSVLIKDAVVPLDDGLRGRILHDLSTRSEKGFRLIGFAMKKQGAAVKKLDASALRDGVFLGAAMIYDPPKDEVKQVIAEAKGANIGVVMITGDSKKTGFSIAESVGIADDIEQAIEGREFEQLSGEELSAKVEYLRVYSRVAPLDKLKIVNSLKDRDHIVAMTGDGVNDAPALKKADVGIAMGRAGTQVSQEAADIILTDDNFSTIVKAIREGRVIYQNLKKLVRYLITNNFGKVVAILAAPLFVFGGSALLPVQLLWSNVVMESFPGVAISIDSADETIMRKKPAKLSEPIISRKERIRMIIEGFIFGAAITLGYVLVYHYITPENIAAITSFAAFIPSDAAKKFDEARLLLAGTAAFTITLLSPQMHVFMLRDGRFLKRLTAPNKLLKSFFLVTAGMIAAIVFVPPLNLVFKTLPIYDWSIWALIGGLSLVTSVFKLAWDMIIRRKVIA; via the coding sequence ATGCAGCCTGAATTAAAGGAATTTACTTCCATATCCGCGCAGGAATCGATTAAAAAACTTCGCAGTTCGGTGAACGGGCTTACGATGGAGCAGGCCGGACAACTTTTTGAGAAGTACGGTCCCAACGAGTTCGGCGAAGTCCGTAAGGAAAGCCTGCTCGAGAAGATATGGGAGTCGGTGAAAGAGCCGATGGTGCTTATCCTGTTCGTGGCGACTGTATTTTCATTCCTGATCGGAGATTATATCGAGGGATGCGCCATCCTCGGCGTCGTCCTGATCAATACGATTATCAGCCTCGTGCAGGACAGTAAGGCCGAAAAAGCGGTCGACGCCCTGCGGAAAATACTTTCCCCGCAGTTCCGGGTAGTCCGCGAGGGCAATATCGAGACGATCGCGTCGAAATATATCGTGCCCGGCGACATCATCGAGTTTGAGTCGGGGGACATTATTCCCGCCGACGCACGGCTGATCGAGGGATCGGGCGTGCTGGTGGACGAGGCGCACCTCACCGGGGAAAGCGAACCGGTGCATAAGGATGTGAAGCCCATATCCGGTGATAACCCGAGGCTGTACGAGATGAAAAATATGCTGTTCAGCGCGAGCAAGGTGCTGAACGGGCAAGGGCGCGCCATAGTGGTCAAGACCGGCGGGTTTACCGAGATGGGCAAGATCGCGAAGAATATACAGGAAGCGGATGACGAACGTACCCCGTTACAGGTCAAGCTCGATAAGGAGATCAAGTACCTGGTGGTGCTCGCGTTCTTCTCGGCGGTCGTCGTGCTGATTGTGACCGGTATCCCCCGTTTTATGGGCGGGATGCCGTCCGATATCGGGAAATTTATCAAGCTGATCGAACTCCCCCTCCTGTCCGCTATCAGTATCATGGTGGCGGTTTTCCCGGAGGGACTCCCCGCGTCGATCACCATCGCGCTGTCGCTCGCCGTAGAGCGCCTCGCCCGCAACTCGGTCATCGTGAAGAAACTCTCATCGGTCGAGACTCTCGGCAATATCGATTATATCTGCACCGATAAGACCGGCACGATCACCCAGCACAAAATGACGGTGCGGGAATACTATATCGATAACGAGTTTTACCATATGGCGGATATCCTCCGCAAGATTACCGACGGCGAACTCACGGCTATCCACGACATTTTCCTGACCTCGGTGAAATGCTCGACCGCGAAGGTGGAGGAGCGCGATGGGAGTATCGTCAACGAAATGGGCGACCCGACAGAAACATCCCTGATTAAAGCGGGTATCCTGTCCGGGTTCAAGCCCGCGCAGTTCGATACCTATAAGGAAATCGACCGTATCCCGTTCTCGTCGGAACTGATGTACTCCGCGATCCTGCTGCAGGACGCGCACGGGGATAAAGGGATATATATCAAGGGCGCGCCTGACAAGACGCTCGAACTCTGCGGGAGCGTGCTGATTAAGGATGCTGTCGTCCCGCTCGACGACGGGTTGCGCGGGCGTATCCTACACGACCTGTCGACCCGTTCCGAAAAGGGATTCCGCCTCATCGGCTTCGCGATGAAGAAGCAGGGCGCGGCGGTCAAAAAGCTCGACGCGTCGGCGTTAAGAGACGGCGTGTTCCTCGGAGCCGCGATGATCTACGACCCGCCGAAGGACGAGGTCAAGCAGGTGATCGCCGAGGCGAAGGGCGCGAATATCGGGGTGGTGATGATTACCGGCGACAGCAAGAAGACCGGGTTCTCCATCGCGGAAAGCGTGGGGATCGCCGACGATATCGAACAGGCGATCGAAGGGCGGGAGTTCGAGCAGTTGTCCGGCGAGGAACTCTCCGCTAAGGTGGAGTACCTGCGGGTTTACTCGCGGGTCGCGCCGCTCGACAAGCTGAAAATAGTCAATTCGCTGAAGGATAGAGACCATATAGTCGCGATGACCGGAGACGGTGTGAACGATGCGCCGGCGCTGAAGAAGGCCGACGTGGGTATCGCGATGGGGCGCGCGGGCACTCAGGTGTCGCAGGAAGCGGCGGACATCATCCTGACCGACGATAACTTCTCCACTATCGTGAAGGCTATCCGCGAGGGGCGCGTCATCTACCAGAACCTGAAAAAACTCGTGCGGTACCTGATTACGAACAATTTCGGGAAAGTGGTGGCGATCCTCGCCGCGCCGTTATTCGTATTCGGCGGGAGCGCGCTATTGCCGGTACAGCTCCTGTGGTCGAACGTCGTGATGGAATCATTCCCCGGCGTCGCGATATCGATCGACTCCGCGGACGAGACGATTATGCGGAAGAAGCCCGCGAAGCTGTCCGAGCCGATCATCAGCCGCAAGGAACGGATACGCATGATTATCGAGGGATTTATCTTCGGGGCGGCGATCACCCTCGGGTATGTGCTGGTCTATCATTATATCACCCCTGAAAACATCGCGGCGATTACGTCGTTCGCGGCGTTTATCCCGTCCGATGCGGCGAAGAAGTTCGACGAAGCGCGTCTCCTTCTCGCGGGCACGGCGGCGTTCACGATAACCCTTTTATCGCCGCAGATGCACGTGTTCATGCTGCGCGACGGGCGTTTCCTGAAACGGCTTACCGCGCCGAACAAGCTCCTGAAATCCTTCTTCCTCGTGACCGCTGGGATGATCGCGGCGATTGTGTTCGTTCCCCCGCTGAACCTGGTATTCAAGACCCTGCCGATCTACGACTGGAGTATCTGGGCGCTGATTGGCGGATTGTCGCTTGTCACGTCGGTGTTCAAGCTCGCGTGGGATATGATTATCCGCCGGAAGGTCATTGCATGA
- a CDS encoding KTSC domain-containing protein — translation MNRRNLIKTTFIIFFLGLIVLSCTSKSRSEEEYQNFYSEEEATKFYFDNFTFYSVMPDSTAIEKLIYFYNSKRGVFLIFFVKGKKYYIYEGMKSYFWEEFINSPSKGKFFNKFIRNDENYKFNLNIN, via the coding sequence ATGAATAGAAGAAATCTTATTAAAACCACTTTTATTATCTTTTTTTTAGGCTTAATCGTTTTATCATGTACTAGTAAGAGTAGGAGTGAAGAAGAATATCAGAATTTTTATTCTGAAGAAGAGGCGACGAAGTTTTACTTTGATAATTTTACTTTTTATTCTGTTATGCCTGACAGTACCGCAATAGAAAAGCTAATATATTTTTATAATAGTAAAAGAGGAGTCTTTTTAATATTTTTTGTAAAAGGTAAAAAGTATTATATATATGAAGGTATGAAATCATATTTTTGGGAAGAGTTTATTAATTCACCTTCGAAAGGAAAATTCTTTAATAAATTCATTAGAAATGATGAAAACTATAAGTTTAATCTAAATATCAATTAA
- a CDS encoding DUF3459 domain-containing protein gives MKKVLSVLTVMLLLSLFAACGQTRPDLPPNPAGFVYGNIPDLTPETFNGYTLDMKPYEVKIIKISNFCNPSKVDATPGWWKDAVVYQLYVRSFYDSDGNGVGDFAGLTEKIDYITNLGATAVWTLPVFKSFHDGGIGRALGYEAIDYYATDPDYGTIDQYKNYITKAHSIGVKVIMDMVINHGATNSAWFQASEKKDPKYKDWFIWSKTIPEGKWQNPWGGGKPADVWHFDKIRKEYYYATWGGEFNFNTPGVRQEFLKIASYWLDMGVDGYRLDAIRYLIEEGPHPQQADTASTMAYLKQYQTNIKKTKPEAMSVGEVWESDAVVAKYYLGGQGFDQCFSFAFMYTVRDALKAGSKYGLINLLKNRPKDIPQNYFASFLENHDVPRLVEAIGKGDDRLKAAAALLLTFPGTPYIYHGTEYALQGQYNPMKWGEGNANGFTAGKPWISVYTSGGKGNNVEAQMKDPGSLWNTYKKLIALRKSEPSLKRGEIVVITTSDSRIIAYLRYGLDDSIVVVINLSDKDETVKLNFKDTGMSPTNTYFLYNLK, from the coding sequence ATGAAAAAAGTGTTATCCGTCCTGACGGTAATGTTATTATTATCCCTGTTCGCCGCATGCGGGCAGACCCGCCCCGACCTCCCCCCGAACCCAGCGGGGTTTGTCTACGGGAATATCCCCGACCTCACGCCTGAGACTTTTAACGGGTATACCCTCGATATGAAACCCTACGAGGTCAAGATAATAAAAATTTCCAACTTCTGCAACCCGTCGAAGGTCGATGCGACCCCGGGATGGTGGAAGGACGCGGTGGTTTATCAGCTCTATGTCCGCAGTTTCTACGACAGCGACGGTAACGGCGTCGGGGACTTCGCGGGGCTGACCGAAAAGATCGACTATATCACCAATCTCGGCGCGACCGCGGTGTGGACGCTGCCGGTGTTTAAAAGTTTCCATGACGGCGGTATCGGGCGCGCCCTCGGCTATGAGGCGATCGACTATTACGCGACCGACCCCGATTACGGCACAATCGACCAGTATAAAAATTATATCACGAAAGCCCATTCGATAGGCGTCAAGGTCATTATGGATATGGTGATCAATCACGGCGCGACCAACAGCGCGTGGTTCCAGGCGTCGGAGAAGAAAGACCCTAAATATAAGGATTGGTTTATCTGGTCGAAGACTATCCCCGAAGGAAAGTGGCAGAACCCGTGGGGCGGCGGAAAACCCGCCGACGTCTGGCATTTCGATAAAATCCGAAAGGAATACTACTACGCCACATGGGGCGGCGAGTTCAATTTTAACACTCCCGGCGTCCGGCAGGAGTTCCTGAAAATCGCGTCGTACTGGCTCGATATGGGAGTGGACGGGTATCGTCTCGACGCTATCCGTTACCTGATCGAGGAAGGGCCTCATCCCCAGCAGGCGGATACCGCCTCGACTATGGCATATCTGAAGCAGTACCAGACGAATATCAAGAAAACCAAGCCGGAGGCGATGAGTGTCGGAGAGGTCTGGGAGTCCGACGCGGTGGTCGCGAAATACTACCTCGGCGGTCAGGGGTTCGACCAGTGCTTCAGTTTCGCGTTCATGTATACCGTTCGCGACGCGCTGAAGGCAGGCTCCAAGTACGGGCTCATCAATTTGCTGAAAAACCGCCCGAAGGATATCCCGCAGAATTACTTCGCTTCGTTCCTCGAAAACCATGACGTCCCGCGTCTGGTCGAGGCTATCGGGAAGGGCGACGACCGTCTCAAGGCCGCCGCCGCGCTATTACTGACATTCCCCGGAACCCCCTATATTTACCACGGCACCGAGTACGCGCTGCAGGGACAGTACAACCCCATGAAGTGGGGCGAGGGTAACGCGAACGGGTTCACCGCCGGTAAACCGTGGATATCCGTCTATACATCCGGCGGCAAAGGGAATAATGTCGAGGCGCAGATGAAAGACCCCGGCTCGCTGTGGAATACGTATAAGAAGCTGATCGCCCTGCGTAAGTCAGAGCCCTCATTGAAACGCGGCGAAATCGTCGTGATAACTACGAGCGATTCGAGGATTATCGCCTACCTGCGGTACGGTCTCGACGATAGTATCGTGGTGGTGATTAACCTGAGCGACAAGGATGAGACGGTGAAGCTGAATTTCAAGGATACCGGGATGTCGCCGACCAATACGTACTTTTTGTACAACCTGAAATAG
- a CDS encoding CapA family protein: protein MRRWIFLPAILFFLIIGCTGKEKTPESRTVTLCFAGDVTFDYAVKKTLAAKIDPFCEVKSFIPHADLAIFNLETAITTNTIKMVKSFNFKSPPEALALVTNAGFDIATIANNHSMDYGWTGLNETIRALKDYKLEYGGAGSNLAAASVPLYKEVNGIKIAFLFYGYVNPPSLYAGTKKPGIAPLDSEAMVKAIAAARTNADFVTVNVHWGDQYEDYPNNFQTTLGHTLIDAGADLVIGHHPHVLEGIEYYGNGAIFYSIGNFVFPQWADVRMMYSALVWVVLEKKDGKVYPKYEVIPLLRGYEYYYPKLTSPAEEKTIMAHWTKISKGQAVFRKGGTMGAMFYSVIK from the coding sequence ATGAGGCGCTGGATATTTTTACCCGCGATTTTATTTTTTTTAATTATCGGATGTACGGGTAAAGAAAAAACGCCGGAATCACGGACGGTCACGCTCTGCTTCGCGGGGGATGTGACATTCGACTATGCCGTGAAAAAAACTCTCGCCGCGAAGATCGACCCGTTTTGCGAAGTAAAATCGTTTATCCCTCATGCGGATCTGGCAATATTCAATCTTGAAACGGCGATAACGACCAACACTATTAAGATGGTGAAATCGTTCAATTTTAAAAGTCCGCCCGAGGCGCTGGCGCTGGTCACTAACGCCGGGTTCGATATCGCGACTATCGCGAATAACCATTCGATGGACTACGGATGGACGGGGCTGAACGAGACCATCCGGGCGTTGAAGGATTATAAACTGGAATACGGCGGCGCGGGGAGCAATCTCGCGGCGGCGTCCGTACCTCTATATAAGGAAGTGAACGGGATAAAAATCGCGTTCCTGTTCTACGGCTATGTCAACCCGCCGTCTCTGTACGCCGGGACGAAAAAGCCGGGGATTGCCCCTCTCGACAGCGAAGCGATGGTCAAAGCGATCGCCGCCGCGCGGACGAACGCCGACTTTGTGACCGTCAACGTACATTGGGGCGACCAGTACGAGGATTACCCGAACAATTTCCAGACGACCCTCGGGCATACGCTGATCGACGCGGGCGCGGATCTGGTGATCGGGCATCATCCCCATGTCCTCGAGGGTATCGAGTACTACGGGAACGGCGCGATATTCTACAGTATCGGGAACTTCGTCTTTCCGCAATGGGCGGACGTCAGGATGATGTACTCCGCGCTGGTGTGGGTCGTGCTGGAAAAGAAGGACGGGAAGGTTTACCCGAAGTATGAGGTGATTCCGCTATTACGCGGCTATGAATACTATTATCCCAAATTGACGTCCCCTGCCGAAGAAAAAACGATTATGGCGCATTGGACGAAAATCTCAAAGGGGCAGGCGGTGTTCAGGAAGGGCGGGACTATGGGAGCAATGTTTTACAGTGTTATAAAATAG
- a CDS encoding polysaccharide deacetylase family protein, translating to MDIKKREKFCFPKGRLKALVLSYDDGSEHDRRLIDMMNANGIRGTFHLNSGKLGGAYHVLPGEISTLYKGHEVSSHTVNHLHLEQLDDTELRREILNDRKALEDLTGYPVRGMSIPFGTYDQRVLDLLPELGIEYARGEESGDSGKFDLPKSFILWPSTAHHTNALQPAERFLSLIPLKMMLFMVWGHSYELDGFLSTDTSKGWKYMEYLCERLGGQKEIWYSTMVDVMDYLKAIDQVKFSADETIAYNPSALSVWLKNDDSPIEVKGGELKKLSLPE from the coding sequence GTGGATATAAAAAAACGTGAGAAATTCTGCTTTCCGAAGGGCAGACTGAAAGCGCTGGTTTTGAGCTATGACGATGGGAGCGAGCACGACCGCCGTCTGATCGATATGATGAATGCGAACGGGATTCGCGGGACGTTCCACCTGAACTCCGGGAAGCTCGGCGGGGCGTACCATGTCCTTCCCGGCGAGATATCCACCCTCTACAAGGGGCACGAAGTCTCCTCGCATACGGTCAATCACCTGCATCTCGAACAGCTTGACGATACCGAGCTCCGCCGTGAAATCCTGAACGACCGCAAGGCGCTGGAAGACCTGACCGGGTATCCCGTGCGCGGGATGTCTATCCCGTTCGGCACCTACGACCAGCGTGTGCTGGACCTCCTGCCGGAACTCGGCATCGAGTATGCGCGCGGCGAGGAGTCCGGCGATTCCGGTAAATTCGACCTCCCCAAATCCTTCATCCTTTGGCCGTCAACCGCACACCATACCAACGCGCTCCAGCCCGCCGAACGTTTTCTCAGCCTGATCCCCCTGAAAATGATGCTGTTCATGGTGTGGGGGCATAGTTACGAGCTTGACGGATTCCTGTCAACCGACACCAGCAAGGGATGGAAATATATGGAGTACCTTTGCGAACGCCTCGGCGGTCAGAAGGAAATCTGGTATTCCACGATGGTCGACGTGATGGACTATCTCAAGGCGATCGATCAGGTGAAGTTCTCCGCCGATGAGACTATCGCCTATAATCCCTCCGCCCTCTCCGTCTGGCTGAAGAACGACGACTCGCCGATAGAAGTAAAAGGCGGCGAACTGAAAAAACTCTCCCTGCCTGAATAA